Genomic segment of Thermoplasmata archaeon:
CATACGAACCATTTAACAAATACATGAAAGTATGGTTTACTCCTCTGATTTCATTTTCTCTGTGGAAAATTGGTAAGGGACAGCGTAAAAGCTTGTGTGGCTCATACCAACCTTCCGAAGTCATGAAGTTGGCGAAAAGCCCAAATATTATTTTGTATATGGCAAAAACACCCGGCTTAGCTCAGACTGGTGGAGCAGGGGACTGTAGAAGTGCTGTTGGCACCCGCCAACTGCCCCTGCTGGCATCCCAAGGTCGCTGGTTCAAATCCGGCAGCCGGGACCAATTTCAAAAAAGAGATGTAGAGACAATGAAAATTAGAGCTTATTTTTTAATTCCTCAACAGGTTGCAGGGACGATTACAAAGGACCCGAAAAGCCCTGGGATTCTAGCTTGTGAAAATTTTTCTACCGACGATGTTGAAACCGAGATTTTAGCTGTGATAACGAGGAGTTTCAGGGGTTGTGTTTGGAAAATACCCATTGCTATCACCAGACATGTCGATTTACTAGAAGATGGAGATGCAGTGCAATTTGTTGAGGGAGGAATTGAAGTTTCTGGTATCGAGTGCAGACATGTGGTCTCTGCCTTTATCAGAAAGCAAGGAAAACTCTTATTGCTAAAGCGAAGTGAAAAGGTTGGGTCCTTTCGTGGAAGGTGGGCGACGGTTTCTGGCTACATTGAGGAAGGAGATACACCATTAAGCAGAGCAAGACTGGAAATTATGGAGGAAACTGGAATAAGGAAAGCTGTATTGTTGAAGAAAGGGGAAGTTGTACTAGCACGCAGCGGCAACAGAGTTTTTGCAGTTCATCCTTTTTTATTTGAGACGAATGAAGAGGTAATACTTGATTGGGA
This window contains:
- a CDS encoding NUDIX domain-containing protein, whose product is MKIRAYFLIPQQVAGTITKDPKSPGILACENFSTDDVETEILAVITRSFRGCVWKIPIAITRHVDLLEDGDAVQFVEGGIEVSGIECRHVVSAFIRKQGKLLLLKRSEKVGSFRGRWATVSGYIEEGDTPLSRARLEIMEETGIRKAVLLKKGEVVLARSGNRVFAVHPFLFETNEEVILDWEHSEYRWIQPMEIDSYNTVPKLKEALRKVL